In Zobellia roscoffensis, the following are encoded in one genomic region:
- a CDS encoding carboxypeptidase-like regulatory domain-containing protein gives MKITLFFLAFVCTINLFAQEEGTIRGTIFDIEMNNEPLLFADVQIKDTEFKTQTNFRGNFEIQNIEPGNYILKVTFLGYESYETPVEVTAANTIEITQGLQAKTLSLSDMSFADENTLQNQETAFTSLDK, from the coding sequence ATGAAAATCACACTTTTTTTTCTTGCTTTTGTATGTACAATAAACCTTTTCGCTCAAGAAGAAGGTACTATTAGAGGCACTATTTTTGACATAGAGATGAATAACGAACCTTTATTGTTCGCAGATGTTCAAATAAAGGATACCGAATTCAAAACTCAGACCAATTTTAGAGGAAATTTTGAAATTCAAAATATTGAACCAGGAAACTATATTCTTAAAGTCACTTTTTTGGGTTACGAGTCTTATGAGACTCCTGTAGAAGTTACAGCAGCTAATACTATAGAAATAACACAAGGTTTACAAGCCAAGACCCTAAGTTTATCTGATATGTCTTTTGCAGACGAAAATACCTTACAAAACCAAGAGACTGCATTTACCAGTTTAGACAAATAA
- a CDS encoding 3-keto-disaccharide hydrolase — translation MKNLMVIAFMAIIAFGCKDKAEKTQKEMEKERIAEAEEAAPPQEWTVLFDGSSFDGWKEYNKEGVSDNWKLEDGAMVFYPPKERAKGEAFNLVTEKEYTDFILTLDWKISEGGNSGVFWGVNEKPELSEAYQTGPEVQVLDNEKHPDAKNGTTHQAGSLYDMVAPSEEVTNPVGEWNSMVITINHKEQKGSISLNGTDIVDFPVGNEMWDVMVSKSKFADWDHFGKFTTGKIGLQDHGNMVSFKNIKIKEL, via the coding sequence ATGAAAAATTTGATGGTAATCGCTTTTATGGCGATAATAGCTTTTGGGTGTAAAGACAAAGCTGAGAAAACGCAGAAAGAAATGGAAAAGGAACGTATTGCGGAAGCCGAGGAAGCAGCTCCACCACAAGAGTGGACGGTTCTTTTTGACGGTTCTTCTTTTGATGGCTGGAAAGAATATAACAAAGAAGGTGTTTCCGATAATTGGAAGCTTGAAGATGGCGCCATGGTTTTTTACCCACCAAAAGAGAGAGCTAAAGGAGAGGCTTTTAATCTAGTGACTGAAAAGGAATACACAGATTTTATTCTGACTTTGGATTGGAAGATTTCCGAAGGCGGTAATAGTGGTGTATTCTGGGGAGTTAATGAAAAACCGGAGTTATCTGAAGCTTACCAAACGGGCCCCGAAGTGCAAGTTTTGGATAATGAAAAACATCCGGATGCTAAAAATGGAACTACTCATCAAGCAGGATCTTTATATGATATGGTGGCGCCGTCCGAAGAAGTAACAAATCCGGTGGGCGAATGGAATTCCATGGTAATTACAATCAATCATAAAGAACAAAAAGGCAGTATTTCTTTAAACGGAACCGATATTGTAGATTTTCCCGTAGGAAATGAGATGTGGGATGTTATGGTGTCTAAATCAAAATTTGCAGACTGGGACCATTTTGGAAAGTTCACCACGGGAAAAATAGGATTACAAGATCATGGCAATATGGTTTCTTTTAAGAATATAAAAATTAAGGAGCTTTAG
- a CDS encoding CAP domain-containing protein gives MRFTNYIAPAVCFVSLFLSCSKESTSFTQEEEELIASIDLSARANAKKLYEDYYVASSNTSTEVAWSGDEQACEPGTVPQLIKDKILMRLQYFRKAAGLNNSIDENTTKSTKSQQAALMMHANNTLNHFPPDTWSCYTSEGKEAAANALLTSTKNSASIDSYIRDHGNENYPVGHRRWLLWPRLQEIGIGNTSRYNALWVLGNPGTAPMDAPEFVAWPPEGYLPNRLAYSRWSFSIANADFSETKISMKGENGNSISLKIEELTGIYGDNTIVWIPEISSNTATEDTAYAITIENVLINSQPQKFKYDVTLFDPDK, from the coding sequence ATGCGTTTTACAAATTATATAGCACCCGCAGTGTGCTTCGTTTCGCTGTTCCTATCTTGCAGTAAAGAAAGTACGTCTTTTACACAGGAAGAAGAAGAATTGATTGCCAGTATAGACCTCAGTGCACGAGCTAATGCCAAAAAACTATACGAAGATTATTATGTAGCTTCTAGCAATACAAGTACCGAGGTTGCTTGGTCCGGTGATGAACAAGCCTGTGAGCCTGGTACTGTTCCTCAACTAATAAAAGACAAAATCCTAATGCGACTACAGTATTTTCGAAAAGCCGCAGGTTTAAATAACAGTATAGATGAGAACACAACAAAAAGCACAAAATCGCAACAAGCGGCTCTCATGATGCATGCTAACAATACATTGAACCATTTCCCGCCTGATACATGGAGTTGCTATACTAGCGAAGGAAAAGAAGCAGCAGCAAATGCACTATTAACATCAACAAAAAACTCAGCATCAATAGATTCATACATTCGTGATCATGGTAATGAAAACTACCCTGTGGGCCACAGAAGGTGGTTGCTATGGCCTAGATTACAGGAAATAGGAATAGGAAATACTAGTAGGTATAATGCGCTTTGGGTATTGGGAAATCCAGGTACTGCACCAATGGATGCACCAGAATTTGTAGCTTGGCCTCCTGAAGGTTACTTGCCAAATAGATTAGCCTACTCTAGATGGTCTTTCTCTATTGCTAATGCAGACTTTTCTGAAACCAAAATTTCAATGAAAGGTGAAAACGGAAACTCAATTTCACTAAAGATAGAGGAACTTACAGGTATTTACGGAGATAACACTATTGTCTGGATTCCTGAAATAAGCAGTAACACCGCTACGGAAGACACCGCATACGCAATAACTATTGAAAACGTCCTTATTAACTCTCAACCGCAAAAATTTAAATATGATGTAACTCTTTTTGATCCAGACAAATAA
- a CDS encoding YicC/YloC family endoribonuclease, with protein sequence MIQSMTGFGKHVIQLPTKKITVELKSLNSKSLDLNARMPSAYREKELELRKTIAGSLMRGKVDFGLYLELTSGETSTEVNEAAVKNYMKQLKAIADGDDLKLLDMALRMPDSLKTEREDIDEAEYESIKLAVHEALKEINTFRSEEGQVLENDFLDRIKNLQDLLEKVKEMDPDRQSDVRERLNKAVSDLKTDLDANRFEQELIYYLEKYDITEEKVRLANHLDYFSSTLKSDDSNGKKLGFIAQEIGREINTIGSKANYAPMQQLVVQMKDELEKIKEQMLNVL encoded by the coding sequence ATGATTCAGTCCATGACCGGTTTTGGTAAGCACGTAATACAGCTTCCGACAAAAAAGATTACCGTAGAGCTCAAATCCCTTAATAGTAAAAGTCTAGATTTAAACGCACGTATGCCTTCTGCATATCGCGAAAAAGAACTTGAACTTCGTAAAACCATTGCAGGTTCTTTGATGCGTGGTAAGGTTGACTTTGGTCTTTATTTAGAATTGACCAGTGGAGAAACGTCAACAGAGGTTAACGAGGCTGCTGTTAAGAACTACATGAAGCAGTTAAAGGCTATTGCCGACGGTGATGATTTAAAGTTGCTTGACATGGCACTTAGAATGCCTGATTCTTTAAAAACCGAACGTGAAGATATAGATGAAGCTGAATATGAATCTATAAAACTTGCGGTTCATGAGGCATTAAAGGAAATAAATACATTCCGCTCAGAGGAAGGTCAAGTTCTTGAAAATGATTTTCTTGATCGTATAAAGAATTTACAAGACCTTTTGGAAAAGGTAAAAGAAATGGATCCGGACCGACAATCAGATGTGCGCGAAAGACTCAATAAAGCTGTTAGTGATTTAAAGACAGATCTTGATGCCAATCGTTTTGAACAGGAGCTTATTTACTATTTGGAAAAATACGATATCACAGAAGAAAAGGTACGTCTGGCAAATCACCTTGATTACTTTTCTAGTACTTTAAAATCTGATGATTCCAATGGTAAAAAATTAGGTTTTATAGCTCAGGAAATTGGACGCGAAATTAACACCATTGGCTCTAAGGCCAACTATGCACCAATGCAGCAATTAGTAGTGCAGATGAAAGATGAACTGGAAAAAATAAAAGAGCAGATGCTCAATGTACTTTAA
- a CDS encoding deoxyguanosinetriphosphate triphosphohydrolase, with protein MNWENLLSLKRQGDTHKRLRKEQDETRLGFEVDYDRIIFSSAFRSLQDKTQVIPLSKTDFVHTRLTHSLEVSVVGRSLGRIAGKKILEKHPFLSESYGYRFNDFGAIVAAAALAHDIGNPPFGHSGEKAIGEYFITGNGQKYQSVLSPKEYQDIVEFEGNANGFRLLSQSREGVTGGLRLSYATLGAFMKYPKESLPKKPTKHISDKKFGFFQSEKEAFQEVATDLGLLQTRDGDDISFARHPLTFLVEAADDICYTIIDFEDGINLGLISEDYALEYLIKLVKNTINTKKYNSLKYKEDRLSYLRALAINTLISDAISVFVENEDKILNGIFDTSLLDRSAFKAQIEDIISLSVQKIYKSQEVIEKEIAGYKIISDILDVYTNALIRKKENRASNYDSLMLKTLPEFYRKTDESMYHILLNTCCYVASLSDSAAVHIHNKIMGKQL; from the coding sequence ATGAACTGGGAAAACTTACTGTCTCTTAAGCGTCAAGGAGATACGCATAAAAGACTGAGAAAAGAACAAGATGAAACGAGATTGGGTTTTGAGGTAGATTATGATCGAATCATATTTTCCAGCGCTTTTAGAAGCTTACAGGACAAGACTCAGGTTATTCCTCTTTCCAAAACAGACTTTGTACATACCCGGTTGACACATAGTTTGGAAGTTTCCGTGGTAGGAAGAAGCCTTGGGCGCATAGCAGGAAAGAAAATTCTTGAGAAGCATCCTTTTTTAAGTGAATCATACGGCTATAGATTCAATGATTTTGGGGCGATTGTAGCCGCAGCTGCCTTGGCGCATGACATTGGAAATCCACCTTTTGGACATAGTGGAGAAAAAGCAATAGGGGAGTATTTCATTACTGGAAACGGACAAAAATACCAATCAGTTCTTTCTCCAAAGGAGTATCAAGATATTGTTGAATTTGAGGGGAATGCCAATGGATTTAGACTTCTATCTCAATCCAGAGAAGGCGTTACAGGTGGTCTGCGATTGAGTTATGCTACACTTGGGGCTTTCATGAAGTATCCTAAAGAGTCTCTTCCAAAGAAGCCTACAAAACATATTTCGGATAAGAAATTTGGTTTTTTTCAGTCGGAGAAAGAAGCTTTCCAAGAAGTGGCAACGGATTTAGGTCTATTGCAAACTAGGGATGGTGATGATATTTCTTTTGCCAGACACCCTTTAACGTTTTTAGTTGAGGCGGCAGATGATATTTGTTATACTATAATAGATTTTGAAGATGGTATAAACCTTGGGCTTATTTCTGAGGATTATGCACTAGAGTATTTAATTAAGTTGGTTAAAAATACAATTAATACCAAAAAGTATAATTCATTAAAGTATAAAGAGGACAGATTGAGTTACCTAAGAGCCCTTGCTATAAATACTTTAATTAGTGATGCAATTTCTGTCTTTGTTGAAAATGAGGATAAAATACTGAATGGTATTTTTGATACTAGTCTGCTTGATCGGAGTGCTTTTAAGGCACAGATTGAGGATATTATCTCGCTGAGTGTCCAAAAAATTTATAAATCTCAAGAGGTTATAGAAAAGGAAATTGCAGGGTACAAGATTATTTCTGATATACTAGATGTGTATACAAATGCCCTTATTCGTAAGAAAGAGAACAGAGCTTCAAATTATGACTCTTTAATGCTTAAAACCCTCCCTGAATTTTATAGAAAAACAGATGAGTCCATGTACCATATTTTGTTGAATACATGTTGTTATGTTGCGAGTCTGTCCGATAGTGCTGCAGTACATATACACAATAAGATTATGGGTAAACAACTTTAA
- the gmk gene encoding guanylate kinase, giving the protein MKGGKLIIFSAPSGSGKTTIVRHLLKQPELNLAFSVSATSRPRRAKEKQGEHYYFISISEFKNHIKHDDFLEWEEVYRDNFYGTLKTEIERLWAEGKNVIFDIDVAGGLRIKRKFPDKTLAVFVKPPSVDELKIRLKKRSTESEDKINMRIAKASVELATAPQFDKIIKNYDLDTALEEAHQLVADFVGAKIQK; this is encoded by the coding sequence ATGAAAGGCGGTAAACTCATTATATTTTCGGCACCTTCTGGAAGTGGTAAGACAACCATAGTACGTCACCTGTTAAAGCAACCCGAGCTAAATCTTGCGTTTTCGGTTTCGGCAACGTCAAGACCACGAAGGGCTAAGGAAAAACAAGGGGAACATTATTATTTCATTTCTATTTCCGAGTTCAAAAACCACATCAAACATGATGATTTTTTGGAGTGGGAAGAGGTATACCGTGATAATTTTTATGGGACTTTAAAAACCGAGATAGAACGACTTTGGGCCGAAGGTAAAAACGTGATTTTTGATATTGATGTGGCAGGTGGTTTGCGAATTAAACGCAAATTTCCTGATAAGACTTTGGCCGTATTTGTAAAACCACCAAGTGTTGATGAGTTGAAAATTCGCCTTAAGAAACGTAGCACGGAAAGTGAGGATAAAATCAACATGCGTATTGCTAAAGCATCAGTAGAGTTAGCAACAGCGCCACAGTTTGACAAGATAATAAAGAACTACGATTTAGATACTGCTCTAGAAGAAGCCCATCAATTAGTTGCAGATTTTGTTGGTGCAAAAATTCAGAAATAG
- a CDS encoding amidohydrolase family protein, with the protein MKKLFFLLVTLSLTNYVQAQENLLLKDYRPESIYNTPKTTVQRAKYPVIDFHSHPYAKSEKELDEWVATMKKHNIEKSIILTYSTGKRFDSIYDMYSKYGDQIEVWCGFDYTGYNEKGWTKRAIKELERCFAKGARGVGELGDKGLGLFYSKPSEAPGLHMDDPRLQPILKRCGELGMPISVHVADPYWMYLPMNEKNDGLMNAYTWKVDTSKEGVLSHEKLLSTLSNAVKNNKGTTFIACHLANTSHDLDILAELLNQHPNLYADISARYSEVAPVPRRTKAFFEKHKDRLVYGTDMGMDASMYETTFRILESADEHFYAWELFSYHWPLNGLDLSDETLKKIYSENGRKILNR; encoded by the coding sequence ATGAAAAAACTGTTCTTCCTTCTTGTAACCCTATCTCTTACCAATTACGTACAAGCCCAAGAAAATCTTCTACTAAAAGATTACAGGCCAGAAAGCATTTACAACACCCCTAAAACAACGGTACAAAGGGCTAAATACCCTGTAATAGATTTTCACTCCCATCCTTATGCCAAGTCTGAGAAAGAATTGGATGAGTGGGTTGCAACTATGAAAAAGCACAATATTGAAAAATCCATTATCCTAACATATTCAACAGGTAAGAGGTTTGATAGTATATATGATATGTACTCAAAATATGGAGACCAAATTGAAGTATGGTGTGGTTTTGACTATACAGGATATAATGAAAAAGGGTGGACAAAAAGAGCCATAAAAGAGTTAGAAAGGTGTTTCGCAAAAGGCGCAAGAGGTGTTGGTGAGTTAGGTGACAAAGGCCTTGGGCTTTTCTATTCAAAACCATCAGAAGCACCAGGTCTTCATATGGACGACCCTCGTTTACAACCTATATTAAAAAGGTGCGGAGAACTAGGTATGCCCATTAGCGTACATGTAGCAGACCCGTATTGGATGTACCTACCTATGAACGAGAAGAACGACGGACTTATGAATGCCTACACCTGGAAAGTAGACACCTCAAAAGAAGGTGTTCTTTCCCATGAAAAGCTACTTTCAACGCTTTCTAATGCGGTTAAAAACAATAAAGGAACAACATTCATTGCCTGTCATTTAGCCAATACCAGTCATGACCTAGATATTTTAGCTGAATTATTAAATCAACATCCCAACCTCTACGCGGATATTTCAGCACGTTATTCCGAGGTTGCTCCTGTACCGCGACGCACAAAAGCTTTCTTTGAAAAACATAAAGACCGATTGGTATATGGTACCGATATGGGGATGGATGCCAGCATGTATGAAACTACCTTTCGTATTTTAGAAAGTGCTGACGAACACTTTTATGCTTGGGAACTATTTTCGTATCATTGGCCACTTAACGGACTGGATTTAAGTGATGAGACTTTGAAAAAGATATATTCGGAGAATGGTAGAAAAATTTTGAATAGGTAA
- a CDS encoding inorganic phosphate transporter produces the protein MGENLYLFMIIALAVLAITDLVVGVSNDAVNFLNSAIGSKAVSFRTVMIVASVGIAFGAISSSGMMEVARKGIFNPEHFVFAEIMIIFMAVMITDILLLDFFNTLGMPTSTTVSIVFELLGAAVAISLVKIMGHDGGVSDLWTYINTDKATEIILGILLSVVIAFSIGALVQFISRLLISFKFEEKPKWAGALFGGFALTSIIYFILVKGLKSASIFSPEILEMIANKQFLFILSNFVVWTLVSWMISALTKINIYTIVIVMGTFALAMAFAGNDLVNFIGVPLAAMESYTTWSNSGIAADKYTMEGLASAVQTPQYLLLLSGMIMVVTLWFSSKAKNVVKTSVDLSRQDEGDERFQPNFLSRQIVKFTINASENIAGLIPDSILKKMDTRFEKPYVYVPKSRVQDLPAFDLVRASVNLMVASVLISIATSMKLPLSTTYVTFMVAMGSSLADRAWGAESAVYRVAGVLNVIGGWFFTAISAFTAAAIIAYIIHLGGIWAIGVLLIIAFFLIGKNYLSHTKKMKETKLEQKLERAESNSIIGVIDESAANISLAIKRANKIYSQSIDGLAKHDIDTLKRSKKGINKFDKEVEDLRDNIFYFIKNLDESSVSTSNFYISILSYLQDMTQSLEYIAKAGHKHVHNNHKKLRFNQIKDLKETDGYLDELFTEIETIFETKDFLKLTELIIHKQELFAKVDMKIHKQVERTRTDESSPKNTALYFSLLLETKDLLVATMNLLETYDQHANTKV, from the coding sequence ATGGGCGAGAACCTTTACCTTTTCATGATTATTGCGCTGGCTGTACTTGCCATTACTGACTTAGTAGTTGGGGTAAGTAATGATGCGGTTAATTTTCTCAACTCTGCAATTGGATCAAAAGCTGTTTCATTTAGAACAGTAATGATCGTTGCAAGTGTAGGTATTGCATTTGGTGCCATATCATCTAGCGGAATGATGGAGGTAGCCAGAAAGGGTATTTTTAACCCAGAACACTTCGTCTTTGCAGAAATCATGATTATTTTTATGGCGGTTATGATTACGGATATCCTATTATTGGACTTTTTCAATACATTAGGGATGCCCACTTCCACTACTGTATCTATTGTTTTTGAGCTTTTGGGTGCTGCTGTTGCCATTTCCCTTGTTAAAATCATGGGGCATGATGGTGGTGTTTCTGATTTGTGGACCTACATAAACACGGATAAGGCTACTGAAATTATTCTTGGCATTCTCCTCTCTGTGGTTATTGCCTTTAGTATTGGTGCATTAGTTCAATTTATTTCTCGTTTACTGATCTCTTTTAAGTTTGAGGAAAAACCAAAATGGGCAGGAGCACTATTTGGGGGGTTTGCCCTAACTTCAATCATTTACTTTATTCTTGTAAAAGGTCTTAAAAGCGCTTCTATTTTTAGCCCTGAGATTCTTGAAATGATTGCTAACAAGCAATTCTTATTCATATTAAGCAATTTTGTGGTGTGGACCCTAGTTTCTTGGATGATTTCCGCACTAACAAAAATCAACATATACACCATAGTAATTGTAATGGGTACATTTGCCCTTGCTATGGCATTTGCCGGTAATGACCTTGTAAACTTTATTGGTGTGCCATTAGCCGCTATGGAATCCTATACTACTTGGAGTAATTCAGGTATTGCCGCAGACAAATATACCATGGAAGGTCTTGCCTCTGCAGTGCAAACTCCTCAGTACTTATTATTACTCTCTGGTATGATTATGGTCGTAACCCTTTGGTTTTCATCAAAAGCCAAAAATGTGGTTAAAACCAGTGTAGACTTATCTAGACAAGACGAAGGCGATGAGCGTTTCCAACCTAATTTCCTTTCTAGGCAAATCGTAAAGTTTACCATTAACGCTTCAGAAAATATAGCAGGCCTTATTCCTGATTCCATTTTGAAAAAAATGGATACTCGTTTTGAAAAACCTTACGTATATGTACCAAAAAGTAGGGTTCAAGATTTACCTGCTTTTGATCTAGTTCGCGCATCCGTTAACCTTATGGTTGCCAGTGTTCTTATTTCTATAGCCACTTCTATGAAACTTCCATTATCAACAACTTATGTAACCTTCATGGTTGCTATGGGTAGTTCTTTGGCAGATAGAGCTTGGGGAGCGGAGAGTGCTGTTTACCGTGTAGCCGGTGTTCTTAATGTTATTGGTGGATGGTTTTTTACAGCTATAAGTGCCTTTACAGCGGCAGCCATTATTGCTTATATTATTCACTTAGGAGGTATTTGGGCCATTGGCGTGTTATTGATAATAGCTTTTTTCTTAATTGGAAAAAATTATCTTTCGCATACCAAAAAAATGAAAGAGACCAAGCTAGAACAGAAGCTAGAAAGAGCAGAAAGCAATTCTATTATTGGGGTTATTGATGAAAGTGCTGCCAACATTTCTCTTGCCATTAAAAGAGCTAATAAGATATATTCACAAAGTATAGATGGCTTAGCTAAACACGATATAGACACACTTAAAAGAAGTAAAAAGGGTATTAATAAATTTGATAAAGAAGTAGAGGATCTACGTGATAATATCTTCTACTTTATTAAAAACCTTGACGAATCTAGTGTTAGCACCAGTAATTTCTATATTTCTATCCTTAGCTACTTGCAAGATATGACCCAATCTTTGGAATATATTGCCAAAGCGGGACACAAGCACGTACATAACAACCATAAGAAATTAAGGTTTAATCAAATCAAAGATTTAAAAGAGACAGATGGTTATCTAGATGAATTATTTACTGAGATAGAGACCATTTTTGAAACCAAAGATTTCTTAAAGTTAACAGAGCTTATTATCCATAAGCAAGAGCTATTCGCAAAAGTGGACATGAAAATCCACAAACAAGTGGAACGTACACGAACGGATGAATCCAGTCCAAAGAATACCGCTTTGTACTTTAGTTTATTACTGGAAACCAAAGACCTTTTAGTGGCAACAATGAATCTTCTTGAAACTTACGATCAACACGCCAATACCAAGGTATAA
- a CDS encoding toxin-antitoxin system YwqK family antitoxin, whose protein sequence is MKNSFILFALALTMTVGYAQKEKEVKLNKDTNLLEATYFHDNGEVSQKGTFDLAGKLHGQWISFDEMGEKVSKGNYDKGVRTGKWYFYNDGTVKEVEFDNNVIANVINKEKKSAVVSKD, encoded by the coding sequence ATGAAAAATTCATTTATACTTTTCGCCCTTGCATTAACTATGACAGTAGGGTACGCACAAAAAGAAAAAGAAGTAAAGTTAAACAAAGACACTAATTTGTTGGAAGCTACGTATTTCCATGATAATGGAGAAGTTAGTCAGAAGGGAACTTTTGATTTAGCTGGGAAGTTACATGGTCAGTGGATTAGCTTTGACGAAATGGGGGAGAAAGTATCAAAAGGAAATTACGATAAAGGTGTAAGAACTGGAAAATGGTATTTTTATAATGATGGAACCGTGAAGGAGGTGGAGTTTGATAATAACGTTATTGCCAATGTTATTAATAAGGAGAAAAAATCTGCCGTTGTTTCCAAAGACTAA
- a CDS encoding DUF3078 domain-containing protein, which produces MNNSPTVPYLFILFFSLCLSSVFGQNQDSLPPGREMEIDTMVMVIDTTVVDTVVIRKTQEKIKFIPRSVDLMNPVISFNRTNALDEKPNRFRVPSFWTKVNKLGANFSEVAFVNWNAGGNNSISALGNARFERNYKFRYIQWDNYMEMRYGLNIQDEQKLRKTDDAIRFSSTFGLQRDTISNWYYSAKANFNTQFSNGYKYPDRSSPISRFMAPGYSFLGAGTSYITKDQKFNLYISPITQKATFVLDEELANKGAFGVKKAVLDADGNVLEPGEKIFLEFGFLVTNQYEKEVFKNMLLKHRLSLYTDYLQKFGNIDVDWELNFDLKVNKYVVTTIGTHIIYDDDILFDEQKDASGTVVDSGSPRIQFKQLLGVGVSYAF; this is translated from the coding sequence TTATGCCTTTCGTCTGTTTTTGGACAAAACCAAGACTCTCTACCTCCAGGAAGAGAAATGGAAATTGACACCATGGTAATGGTAATAGATACTACCGTGGTAGACACGGTGGTTATCCGAAAAACCCAGGAAAAAATAAAATTTATTCCGCGTAGCGTAGACTTGATGAATCCTGTTATTTCATTCAACAGGACCAATGCGCTAGATGAAAAACCTAACCGATTTAGGGTTCCGTCTTTTTGGACCAAAGTAAATAAGCTTGGCGCAAATTTTAGTGAAGTAGCTTTTGTAAACTGGAACGCGGGTGGTAACAACTCCATATCGGCCCTTGGGAATGCCCGTTTTGAACGAAATTATAAGTTTCGGTATATTCAATGGGACAACTATATGGAGATGCGATATGGCCTCAACATTCAAGATGAACAGAAACTAAGAAAAACGGATGATGCCATTCGTTTTAGTTCCACTTTCGGGCTTCAGCGGGACACGATTAGTAACTGGTATTATTCGGCAAAAGCAAACTTCAACACTCAGTTTTCCAATGGTTATAAATACCCTGACAGGTCATCTCCTATTTCTCGTTTTATGGCGCCTGGCTATTCGTTTTTGGGTGCAGGAACCTCTTATATCACCAAAGATCAAAAGTTTAATCTATACATCTCTCCAATAACACAGAAAGCCACTTTTGTTTTAGACGAAGAATTAGCTAACAAAGGAGCTTTTGGTGTTAAAAAAGCCGTTTTAGATGCTGATGGAAACGTCTTGGAACCAGGAGAAAAAATATTTCTGGAATTTGGCTTTCTGGTTACTAATCAATACGAAAAAGAGGTATTCAAAAACATGCTCCTGAAGCACCGTTTAAGTTTATACACAGATTACCTTCAGAAATTTGGGAACATAGATGTAGATTGGGAGCTTAACTTTGATTTAAAGGTGAACAAATATGTGGTAACCACAATCGGCACCCATATCATCTATGATGATGATATTCTCTTTGATGAACAAAAGGATGCCAGCGGCACAGTGGTAGATTCGGGAAGCCCACGTATACAGTTTAAACAACTATTAGGTGTTGGCGTATCGTATGCATTTTAA
- the nadD gene encoding nicotinate (nicotinamide) nucleotide adenylyltransferase, with product MKKVGLYFGTFNPIHIGHMIIANHMVEFSSLDEVWFVVTPQSPFKTKKTLLADNHRYQMVYEATKEYSKLKPSKIEFGLPQPNYTVNTLVHLREKYGEDHDFALIMGEDNLKGLHKWKNYEVILEEYSVYVYPRISEGEVEHQFKGHAKIQKVDAPIMEISSTFIRKNHKVGKNIRPLLPEAVWKYMDEMNFYR from the coding sequence ATGAAAAAGGTAGGTCTCTATTTTGGTACGTTTAACCCTATACACATAGGGCATATGATAATTGCGAACCACATGGTAGAATTCTCTAGCCTAGATGAGGTTTGGTTTGTGGTAACTCCCCAAAGTCCATTTAAGACTAAAAAAACACTACTGGCCGATAATCATAGATACCAAATGGTATATGAGGCTACGAAGGAATATTCTAAGTTGAAACCGAGTAAAATAGAGTTTGGTCTCCCGCAGCCTAATTACACTGTGAATACATTGGTGCACTTAAGGGAAAAGTATGGTGAAGACCATGATTTTGCTTTAATTATGGGAGAGGATAATCTAAAGGGGCTTCATAAATGGAAGAATTATGAGGTTATTTTAGAGGAGTATAGTGTTTATGTGTATCCAAGAATTTCAGAAGGTGAAGTAGAACACCAGTTTAAAGGACACGCTAAGATTCAGAAGGTTGATGCACCTATAATGGAAATTTCTTCGACCTTTATTCGTAAAAATCACAAAGTAGGTAAAAACATCCGTCCGCTCTTACCTGAAGCTGTTTGGAAGTACATGGATGAGATGAATTTTTATAGATAG